From the genome of Candidatus Deferrimicrobiaceae bacterium:
ACGGGCTGCTCGCGACCGAGCGGGAGGACGAGGTGTGCGGGTTCAACACGGCCGACGAGTGGCTCGTGGATTCGATGATCGAGAAGGTGCAGGAAACGTATCGCCTGCAGGGGACGTTCTAGTTGGAGCCTTCGATGGCGGAGCGAACGATGGGTACCGCGACGACCGCAAAGCAGATCCTGATCGCCGACCCGTCGGAAACATCCCGCCGTGACCTGCTCCGGTTTTTCCGCACGAAAGGGTACAAGGTCATCGATGCGGCGGACGGCAGCAGGGCGCTTGCGGAAGCGCTCCTCAAGAGGCCCGACATCCTCCTCCTCGATCTCTCCCTCCCGGGGCTCGGACCGGACCGCCTCGTCCAGATCCTGCACACGAACCCGCACACGAAGAACATCCCGATCTTCTTCCTGAGCGACCAGGAGAAAAGCGTTCCGGGTTTCCGTCCCGGGATCGACGAGTTCATCCGGAAGCCGTTCCACGGGGACGAGGTCCTGCTTCGGATCCAGCGCACGCTGTTTCAGGACAACATCACGGAATCCCTTGCCGGCGACTCCGAGATCAGCGGGAACCTGGCGCAGATCTTTCTTCCCGACCTTTGGCAGATCCTCTCGATGAACAAGAAAAGCGGAGTCGTCCAGGTGGAAGGGGAGGGGACGGGCGGGTCGATCTACATCGACCAGGGGGAGATCGTCTCCGCGCGCGCCCAGAACACCCTGGGGGAAAAAGCGCTCTATCGTCTCATCTCGCTTCGGGAGGGGAGGTTCCGGTTCCTGCCGGGGAAAGTGGAGGTCCGGGCGACCATCCACTCCTCCACCCAGTCCGTTTTGATGGAGGGTTTGCGGCAGATCGATGAAATCCTCAATCTCGGCGCCGAACTCCCCTCGCCGGACGATTCGGTGATCCTCGCGAAAAGCGCGAGGTCGATCAGCGGGGGATCGGGGGTGGTGCGCGAGGTGCTCCTTCTCGCGGAGTTCTGCAACTCCGTGAAGGACCTCGTGAACAACTGCAGTTAC
Proteins encoded in this window:
- a CDS encoding DUF4388 domain-containing protein; the encoded protein is MGTATTAKQILIADPSETSRRDLLRFFRTKGYKVIDAADGSRALAEALLKRPDILLLDLSLPGLGPDRLVQILHTNPHTKNIPIFFLSDQEKSVPGFRPGIDEFIRKPFHGDEVLLRIQRTLFQDNITESLAGDSEISGNLAQIFLPDLWQILSMNKKSGVVQVEGEGTGGSIYIDQGEIVSARAQNTLGEKALYRLISLREGRFRFLPGKVEVRATIHSSTQSVLMEGLRQIDEILNLGAELPSPDDSVILAKSARSISGGSGVVREVLLLAEFCNSVKDLVNNCSYPDLVVFETLLELKKRGMLRIGRFEAPRTKSEFLPPEEMARLRTSLEEMGNFSESGEGRIVFFLPDPELLEGVVLALGQHREFQVDSAFFSLRREEAPPIGMFGKLTIGEGSHLLLYVFPYLRSTSPLWYALAPRPLGIVAFLKDEVSSSLEALLAVSDYTKGSDARVVLAVMGKSFTNFGLGENTIRLFQSRLEKLGCFLKVQELDQLSPEEIRDALARVVRQYLQGDPI